In Halanaerobiaceae bacterium ANBcell28, a single genomic region encodes these proteins:
- a CDS encoding anaerobic sulfatase maturase: MKTDDKINNNEKYFKAKNTQFPFNVMAFPNGPICNLKCEYCYYLDKSEYYQESSSFKMSYELLEEYTKQYIQAQPVPYVNFGWQGGEPTLRGLEFFKKAVELQEKYLPEGWQCQNSFQTNATLLNDEWCRFLSKNNFLIGVSIDGPEWIHNYYRKDKKNKDTHQKVLNGIELLKSHNVDFNILCVVNDINSQHPIEVYNFFKEIGAEFIQFIPIVEVNYGENKSCADVLQRSVTAEDYGSFLITIFEEWVRRDFAKVFVQIFEEAVAAWVGQRPGICIFSETCGKAAIMEYNGDVYSCDHFVYPEYKIGNLEQTALIDMVQSEKQHKFGQDKLDKLPQFCLDCKVHFICHGGCPKNRIITTPDGELNYLCAGYKKFFNYIENYCKQIVANIKKRKSPNLIMKEMRKIHNQIWDIDSNDPCSCGSGRKYKKCCQQRKNPRHSDI, from the coding sequence ATGAAAACAGACGATAAAATTAATAATAATGAAAAATACTTTAAAGCTAAAAATACTCAATTCCCTTTTAATGTAATGGCCTTTCCTAATGGCCCTATTTGTAACCTTAAATGTGAATATTGTTATTATCTGGATAAGAGTGAATATTATCAGGAAAGTTCTTCATTTAAAATGTCATATGAATTATTAGAGGAGTATACGAAACAATATATTCAGGCACAGCCAGTACCATATGTTAATTTTGGCTGGCAGGGTGGTGAGCCTACATTAAGAGGGTTAGAGTTTTTTAAAAAGGCAGTTGAACTACAAGAAAAATATTTACCAGAAGGTTGGCAATGTCAAAACAGCTTTCAGACAAATGCTACATTATTGAATGATGAATGGTGTCGATTTTTAAGTAAGAATAATTTTTTAATAGGTGTTAGCATTGATGGCCCAGAATGGATTCATAATTATTATCGTAAAGATAAAAAAAACAAGGATACTCATCAAAAGGTATTAAATGGTATAGAATTATTGAAAAGCCATAATGTCGATTTTAATATTTTGTGTGTTGTAAATGACATTAATTCTCAACATCCTATAGAAGTCTATAATTTTTTTAAAGAGATAGGCGCAGAGTTTATCCAGTTTATTCCTATTGTAGAAGTAAATTATGGAGAAAATAAGTCCTGCGCAGATGTTCTACAACGTTCAGTTACAGCAGAAGATTATGGTAGCTTTCTAATAACTATATTTGAAGAATGGGTGAGGAGGGATTTTGCTAAGGTTTTTGTACAGATATTTGAAGAGGCTGTTGCTGCATGGGTGGGACAAAGGCCTGGTATATGTATATTTTCAGAAACTTGTGGCAAGGCAGCGATTATGGAGTATAATGGAGACGTATATTCATGTGATCACTTTGTATATCCAGAATATAAAATAGGTAATCTTGAGCAAACGGCTTTAATTGACATGGTGCAATCTGAAAAACAGCATAAATTTGGGCAGGATAAGCTGGATAAACTACCACAGTTTTGTTTGGATTGTAAAGTTCATTTTATCTGTCATGGGGGCTGTCCTAAGAATCGGATAATTACTACTCCAGATGGTGAGCTTAATTATTTATGTGCAGGATACAAAAAGTTTTTTAATTATATAGAAAACTATTGTAAGCAAATTGTAGCTAATATAAAAAAACGCAAATCTCCTAATTTGATAATGAAAGAGATGCGCAAAATTCACAATCAAATTTGGGATATAGATAGTAATGATCCTTGTTCTTGTGGTAGTGGTCGCAAGTATAAGAAATGCTGTCAGCAAAGAAAAAATCCTAGGCATTCTGACATTTAA
- a CDS encoding sulfatase-like hydrolase/transferase — protein sequence MFLFVIVLVIFVKEKENILADDIDQKNRSENPNIIYILADDAGYGDLSSYGQEKFETPNIDRLAEEGMKFSQHYAGSTVCAPSRSTLITGQHTGNTYVRGNRGNPDAAGDLPLPHEKITLLDLLNEAEYVSAAYGKWGLGYHGTVGDPLRHGFDDFFGYYGQGHAHNHYPDHVYHNGEKIELNGEIHTQTLIMDYALDFIKNNQDQAFFLYLPLLIPHAAMQAPEDYMAAYREKWPQFEDKTAQYGGVTINNPIAGFAAMMTMLDDDVGRILDLLEELGIDDNTIVMFTSDNGPHHEGGHDPDFFNSYGPLRGYKRDLYEGGIRVPKLVRWPDKIEAGSLTDHPSAFWDLMPTIADIINVKAPHDIDGISYLPVLLGNEDQQESHDYLYWEFFERGGRRAVLLDGIWKGIQLHVNDDPEGHIYLYNLENDLAEENDISHYHPEIVAEIKSIFEEARTESNYFRFDWEPLFIDYINDKPEGDKLDQRNWGIVEVSSESVFNDRIALKAIDGQNNTNWHTAWRNQDPVPEHPHHLIIDLGANYQVDGIAYLPRQDNNLNGTLVEFKIYSSLNNIDYEKVKLVDNLPLDPNKKVISFPSIETRYLKIKTIKSNGPWASAAGIYFYGK from the coding sequence ATGTTTCTTTTTGTGATAGTTTTAGTTATTTTTGTTAAAGAAAAAGAGAATATTTTGGCAGATGATATTGATCAAAAAAATAGATCTGAAAATCCTAATATTATTTATATTTTGGCTGATGATGCTGGTTATGGAGATTTAAGTTCTTATGGTCAGGAAAAATTTGAAACACCAAATATTGATAGACTGGCAGAGGAAGGGATGAAATTTTCTCAACATTATGCAGGTAGTACAGTGTGTGCTCCTTCTCGATCCACATTGATAACAGGACAGCATACGGGAAATACATATGTCAGAGGTAATAGGGGTAATCCCGATGCTGCTGGTGATTTACCTCTTCCCCATGAAAAAATTACCCTTTTAGATTTACTGAATGAAGCAGAGTATGTAAGTGCTGCTTATGGTAAATGGGGTCTTGGTTATCATGGTACTGTGGGAGATCCTTTAAGGCATGGTTTTGATGATTTTTTTGGATATTATGGACAGGGACATGCTCATAATCATTATCCTGATCATGTCTATCATAATGGGGAAAAAATTGAGCTTAATGGGGAAATTCATACACAAACATTAATTATGGATTATGCTCTGGATTTTATAAAAAATAATCAAGACCAAGCTTTCTTTTTATATTTACCTTTACTAATTCCACATGCTGCCATGCAAGCACCTGAGGATTATATGGCAGCATATAGAGAAAAATGGCCACAGTTTGAAGACAAGACTGCGCAATATGGTGGAGTAACTATTAATAACCCCATCGCAGGTTTTGCAGCAATGATGACTATGCTTGATGATGATGTTGGTAGAATATTAGACCTGCTAGAAGAACTTGGAATTGATGATAATACAATTGTTATGTTTACAAGTGATAATGGTCCACATCATGAAGGTGGTCATGATCCAGATTTTTTCAATAGTTATGGCCCTTTAAGGGGTTATAAGCGTGATTTATATGAAGGTGGTATTAGAGTTCCTAAACTTGTAAGGTGGCCGGATAAAATTGAAGCTGGTTCATTAACAGATCATCCTTCTGCTTTTTGGGACTTGATGCCGACAATTGCTGATATAATTAATGTAAAAGCACCACATGATATTGATGGTATAAGTTATTTGCCAGTATTATTGGGAAATGAAGATCAGCAGGAAAGCCACGATTATTTGTATTGGGAATTTTTTGAGCGTGGAGGTAGAAGGGCGGTTTTGCTAGATGGTATCTGGAAAGGCATACAGTTGCATGTTAATGATGATCCTGAAGGACATATTTACCTTTATAATCTAGAAAATGATCTTGCTGAAGAAAATGACATTTCTCACTATCACCCAGAAATTGTAGCAGAAATCAAAAGTATCTTTGAGGAAGCAAGGACAGAATCAAATTATTTTAGATTTGATTGGGAACCTTTGTTTATTGATTATATTAATGATAAACCAGAAGGCGACAAATTGGATCAAAGAAATTGGGGAATAGTCGAGGTTAGCAGTGAATCAGTCTTTAATGATAGAATTGCTCTAAAGGCAATTGATGGTCAGAATAATACTAACTGGCATACGGCATGGAGAAATCAGGATCCTGTTCCTGAGCATCCACATCATTTAATAATAGATTTAGGAGCTAATTATCAAGTTGATGGTATTGCTTACTTACCGAGACAGGATAATAATTTAAATGGCACTTTAGTAGAATTCAAAATATATAGTTCATTAAATAATATAGACTATGAAAAAGTAAAACTAGTTGATAATTTGCCTCTGGATCCTAATAAAAAAGTCATAAGTTTTCCTTCTATAGAAACACGTTATTTAAAAATTAAAACAATAAAGTCGAATGGCCCCTGGGCGTCTGCGGCGGGTATATATTTTTACGGTAAATGA
- a CDS encoding glycoside hydrolase family 2 TIM barrel-domain containing protein translates to MGGKEKFNWGWKFYKGDIKGAEVVSFNDKNWKTIDLPHDWSIEGPFKKEYASGNAYLPGGVAWYRKHFKLEDDKKDKKVYIEFDGVYKNSEVWINGNYLAKRSNGYISFSYNLSSYLNYGEEENIIAVRVDHSNVADSRWYTGSGIYRNVHLITKDKIHIKKYGTYITTPEILRDKAVVKVETTLVNNYKEEEEVSIKNTVLNQAGEIVASLESKKNIKANSQLKIEQKLNLSNPVLWSVDNPYLYKIESKLINKTKILDTNLSSFGIRYFNFDVERGFFLNGKNMKLKGTCLHHDAGALGAAVPEKVWIRRLKLLKEMGCNAIRTSHNPPAPEFLDLCDKMGFLVQDEAFDEWEFAKNKWVDGRDVGEPELYGYAEAFEEDHEKDLRDMILRDRNHPSIICWSIGNEIDYPNDPYSHPVLKGDYHSSAPAAERMGEIARKLTNIIKEIDKTRPVTAALACVEMSNQTDFPDVLDIVGYNYQENRYTDDKREFPARVIYGSENSRRLEAWLAVENNEYISGQFLWTGIDFLGEAGRWPNRNSRAGLLDLAAFKKAEYYFRQSLWSKTPMLKLLSIDLDRVKKNNTLNWQKDVKDHWNWEGKEGKKIRVICCTNCQEIDLYFNGKFFASKQLRDFKERYIYWDIPYEKGVIKAVAKENGKEILFDEMQTTGQGVKLQMRSDTKVLISDGEDIAHVEVNVVDQHGKLVSNAKNLIYCSIDGPGKILGIENGDSQSHEDYQGKQRKAYKGKVLVYIQACKEVGEIAVKVSSTDLESDSLIIKNINKYKENHLQVPKN, encoded by the coding sequence ATGGGAGGAAAAGAGAAATTTAATTGGGGTTGGAAGTTTTATAAAGGAGATATAAAAGGGGCAGAAGTAGTCTCTTTTAATGACAAGAACTGGAAAACAATTGATTTGCCTCATGATTGGAGTATAGAAGGTCCTTTTAAAAAAGAGTATGCAAGTGGAAATGCTTATTTGCCTGGAGGTGTTGCCTGGTATCGTAAACACTTTAAATTAGAGGATGATAAGAAAGATAAAAAAGTCTATATTGAATTTGATGGGGTTTATAAAAATAGTGAGGTATGGATTAATGGGAATTATTTAGCTAAGAGATCTAATGGTTATATATCATTTTCTTATAATCTTTCGTCTTATTTAAATTATGGGGAAGAAGAAAATATTATTGCAGTAAGGGTTGATCATTCTAATGTGGCAGACTCTCGTTGGTACACGGGTTCAGGTATATATCGTAACGTACATTTAATTACAAAAGATAAAATACATATAAAAAAATATGGTACTTATATTACAACCCCAGAAATATTACGAGATAAAGCTGTAGTAAAAGTAGAAACTACTCTAGTAAATAACTATAAAGAGGAAGAAGAAGTAAGTATAAAAAATACAGTTTTAAATCAAGCAGGAGAAATAGTAGCAAGTCTTGAAAGCAAGAAAAATATAAAAGCCAATAGCCAACTAAAGATTGAGCAAAAGCTTAACTTGAGTAATCCTGTCCTGTGGTCTGTTGATAACCCTTATCTATATAAGATTGAAAGTAAGTTAATTAACAAGACAAAAATCTTGGATACTAATCTAAGCAGCTTTGGAATTCGCTATTTTAATTTTGATGTTGAAAGAGGTTTTTTTCTTAATGGTAAGAACATGAAATTGAAAGGAACTTGTTTGCATCATGATGCTGGTGCTCTAGGAGCTGCAGTTCCTGAGAAGGTATGGATAAGAAGGCTTAAGCTATTAAAAGAAATGGGTTGTAATGCTATTAGAACTAGTCATAATCCACCTGCTCCTGAATTCCTTGATCTTTGTGATAAGATGGGATTTTTAGTACAGGATGAAGCATTTGATGAGTGGGAGTTTGCAAAAAACAAGTGGGTAGATGGTCGTGATGTAGGTGAACCTGAATTATATGGATATGCAGAAGCTTTTGAAGAAGATCATGAAAAAGATCTAAGGGATATGATTTTAAGAGACAGAAATCATCCATCTATAATATGCTGGAGTATTGGTAATGAAATTGATTATCCTAATGATCCTTATTCACATCCTGTTTTAAAAGGTGACTATCATTCAAGTGCTCCAGCTGCTGAAAGAATGGGTGAAATAGCCAGAAAATTGACTAATATAATAAAGGAAATTGACAAGACTAGACCTGTAACAGCAGCTCTGGCTTGTGTAGAAATGTCCAATCAAACAGATTTTCCAGATGTTCTTGATATAGTTGGCTATAATTATCAGGAAAATCGTTATACTGATGACAAAAGAGAGTTTCCAGCACGAGTCATTTATGGTAGTGAAAATAGTAGAAGGCTAGAAGCCTGGCTGGCAGTTGAAAATAATGAATATATTTCAGGTCAATTTCTCTGGACCGGTATTGATTTTTTAGGTGAAGCAGGACGTTGGCCCAACAGGAATTCAAGAGCAGGGTTATTAGATTTGGCTGCCTTTAAAAAAGCTGAATATTATTTCAGGCAGAGTCTCTGGTCTAAAACCCCTATGTTAAAGCTTTTATCAATAGATTTAGATAGAGTGAAAAAAAATAATACACTTAATTGGCAAAAAGATGTTAAGGATCACTGGAATTGGGAAGGGAAAGAAGGAAAAAAGATCAGAGTTATTTGCTGTACTAACTGTCAAGAAATTGACTTATATTTTAATGGGAAATTCTTTGCTAGTAAGCAATTACGTGATTTTAAGGAAAGGTATATTTATTGGGATATTCCCTATGAAAAAGGTGTTATCAAAGCCGTGGCAAAAGAAAATGGTAAGGAAATACTTTTTGATGAGATGCAAACTACAGGTCAAGGAGTAAAACTTCAAATGAGATCAGATACTAAAGTTTTGATATCTGATGGAGAAGATATCGCTCATGTAGAAGTAAATGTAGTTGATCAGCATGGTAAACTGGTTTCTAATGCAAAAAACCTGATTTACTGTAGTATCGATGGTCCAGGAAAAATATTAGGAATAGAAAATGGAGATAGCCAAAGTCATGAAGATTATCAAGGAAAGCAGAGAAAGGCTTATAAAGGAAAGGTCTTAGTTTATATTCAGGCTTGTAAGGAGGTAGGAGAAATTGCGGTGAAAGTCTCTTCTACAGATTTGGAATCTGATAGCTTAATTATTAAAAACATTAATAAATATAAGGAGAATCATCTCCAGGTACCGAAAAACTAA
- a CDS encoding glycoside hydrolase family 2 TIM barrel-domain containing protein: MNLKNLIVFFALIILVLNTNISYSNSYDGIKVTDSHDIPLIFTREPSDYKIKEIDGLNVLFQYGKAVPSFDTWDTEEEGRSHLSLNGEWTFTFEDIKYQGVLSQENEDIIRQSSGIKEKWYSPFYDDSHWKKVEVPHVWDLEGVEDWFDYNTGEFNTDEVFRREFGWYRKTFEVDQEFIEERFLRLNALGIQTVAWIFINGQYVGAADGGYEHFSMDIGDYLQTGKNTIVIRVWRRPIRRGTDGDLDSMGGRFEQHRDHQNTFGSTDPFAYGGIYRELWIESVSPIHISKIITKAEKGNLNMYAIIYNADNKKHTLDMAFDSGTGDALAYKKVSIKPKETRVIKKKLAIPSAKNWSYRHPNMYTGKVTIFNEARVIDTLTVDYGMRDIKIEANKLYLNGNRILLKGFSWMEDFYPVARAIPKELYEFHVDFIKNTLKANFLRNTHHPRNKMAYELTDEYGLMVMEESANVWMNSDLMNYQVNTYKLAEARTASVTWNNINHPSIIMWSLGNELGNVNSVFAENFVKKMNEITQKIDIQNRPTTYAFRAEGQWNSNIGRHIDIYSFNQKNDNLTAQRGVGGKDDGLLYILNQIVAKYPDKPIIFSENGRWSTHYYNTNQQVSIFNHWDLILSEEYPILGFSMFTYNDYKNTNWGIPSAGISRFGVVNYNFNLKYKEEVEKMNEPYMKFLGYHFHELYNPYSYPKFDNYDLVWQETDIDLIMNQRDKELNFRASFEIIGSERIEDEMDKDFWWYDGNKNSKLEINNKIINVEFLIRFYKFNAGKWVLIEDERVIEKEILNLESIFGTDFNIDIPEVENNINLIRAEIDVSLFSRGNRMAYESYSFIIN, translated from the coding sequence ATGAACTTAAAAAATCTTATAGTCTTTTTTGCTTTAATTATTTTAGTGCTAAATACTAATATTAGCTATTCTAATTCTTATGATGGAATTAAGGTTACAGATAGTCATGATATTCCTTTAATTTTCACTCGAGAACCAAGTGATTATAAAATTAAAGAAATTGATGGTTTGAATGTATTGTTTCAATATGGAAAGGCTGTGCCATCTTTTGATACCTGGGATACAGAAGAAGAGGGTAGATCCCATTTGTCATTAAATGGTGAATGGACTTTTACATTTGAAGATATAAAATACCAGGGGGTTTTGTCACAAGAAAATGAAGATATTATAAGACAATCAAGTGGTATAAAGGAAAAATGGTATTCTCCTTTTTATGACGATAGCCATTGGAAAAAAGTTGAAGTTCCTCATGTCTGGGATCTTGAAGGCGTTGAAGATTGGTTTGATTATAATACAGGAGAATTTAATACTGATGAAGTTTTTCGTAGAGAATTTGGCTGGTATCGTAAAACTTTTGAGGTAGATCAAGAATTTATAGAGGAACGGTTTCTAAGGCTTAATGCTTTAGGTATTCAGACAGTAGCATGGATTTTTATTAATGGACAGTATGTGGGCGCTGCTGATGGTGGTTATGAACATTTTTCTATGGATATAGGTGATTACTTACAAACAGGAAAAAATACAATAGTTATTCGAGTCTGGAGGAGGCCGATAAGACGAGGAACTGATGGTGACCTTGATAGTATGGGGGGGAGATTTGAACAACATAGGGATCATCAAAATACATTTGGTTCTACTGACCCTTTTGCATATGGTGGAATTTATAGAGAGTTATGGATTGAATCTGTAAGTCCAATTCACATCAGCAAAATAATTACAAAAGCTGAAAAAGGAAATCTAAATATGTATGCTATTATATATAATGCAGATAATAAAAAGCATACTTTGGATATGGCATTTGATTCAGGTACTGGTGATGCCCTTGCTTATAAAAAAGTAAGTATTAAACCTAAAGAAACCAGGGTTATTAAAAAGAAACTAGCTATTCCTTCTGCTAAAAACTGGAGCTATCGTCATCCTAATATGTATACAGGAAAAGTTACTATATTTAATGAAGCTAGAGTAATTGATACATTGACTGTAGATTATGGAATGAGAGATATAAAAATAGAAGCTAATAAATTATATCTAAATGGAAACCGCATATTGTTAAAAGGTTTTTCTTGGATGGAAGATTTTTATCCTGTTGCCAGGGCTATTCCTAAAGAACTTTATGAGTTTCATGTAGATTTTATCAAAAACACTCTGAAAGCTAATTTTTTGAGAAATACACATCATCCAAGAAACAAAATGGCTTATGAACTTACTGATGAATATGGATTAATGGTCATGGAAGAATCTGCAAATGTCTGGATGAATAGTGATCTGATGAATTATCAAGTGAATACTTATAAATTGGCTGAAGCTAGAACTGCTTCTGTAACCTGGAACAATATAAATCACCCCAGTATTATCATGTGGAGTCTGGGAAATGAATTAGGTAATGTTAATAGTGTGTTTGCAGAAAACTTTGTAAAAAAAATGAATGAAATTACCCAAAAAATTGATATACAAAATAGACCAACTACTTATGCTTTTAGAGCAGAGGGACAATGGAATTCAAATATTGGAAGGCATATCGATATCTATAGTTTTAATCAAAAAAACGATAATCTTACTGCTCAAAGAGGTGTAGGGGGTAAAGATGATGGTTTATTGTATATCTTAAATCAAATAGTTGCAAAATATCCTGATAAACCAATTATTTTTTCTGAAAATGGTAGATGGTCAACGCATTATTATAATACAAATCAACAAGTATCAATTTTTAATCATTGGGATTTAATTTTATCGGAAGAATATCCAATTTTAGGTTTTTCTATGTTTACTTATAATGATTATAAAAATACAAATTGGGGAATTCCTTCGGCTGGTATTTCTAGATTTGGTGTTGTAAATTACAACTTTAATCTTAAATATAAAGAAGAAGTGGAAAAAATGAACGAACCTTATATGAAATTTTTGGGTTATCACTTTCATGAACTTTATAATCCATACTCTTACCCCAAATTTGATAATTATGATTTAGTATGGCAGGAAACTGATATAGATTTAATAATGAATCAAAGAGATAAGGAACTGAATTTTAGGGCTTCTTTTGAAATTATAGGTTCTGAAAGAATTGAAGATGAAATGGATAAAGATTTCTGGTGGTATGATGGAAATAAGAATAGTAAGCTAGAAATTAATAATAAAATTATTAATGTTGAATTTCTTATACGATTTTATAAATTTAATGCTGGTAAATGGGTCTTAATTGAAGATGAAAGAGTAATTGAAAAAGAGATTCTAAATTTAGAAAGTATATTTGGAACAGACTTCAATATTGATATTCCAGAAGTTGAAAATAATATCAATTTAATAAGAGCGGAGATCGATGTTAGTCTCTTTTCAAGAGGAAATCGAATGGCTTATGAATCATATAGTTTTATAATCAATTAA
- a CDS encoding sulfatase-like hydrolase/transferase — translation MKKNKKANVIYVFADQLSMIALENQNCQNGLRTPNIDFLAKHGVKFNNSYCSTPQCSPSRSSMFTGLFPHKTGVVGNINTPNSKDLDTNLTIASYLKQNGYKTPYVGKWHLGGRPRGVYYKSWF, via the coding sequence ATGAAAAAAAATAAGAAAGCAAATGTGATATATGTATTTGCAGATCAATTAAGTATGATAGCTTTAGAGAATCAGAATTGTCAAAATGGACTTAGAACTCCTAATATAGATTTTTTGGCTAAACATGGAGTTAAGTTCAATAATAGTTATTGTAGTACTCCACAATGCTCTCCGTCACGTTCATCTATGTTTACTGGATTATTTCCTCATAAGACTGGTGTTGTGGGTAATATTAACACTCCTAATTCTAAAGACTTAGATACTAATTTAACAATTGCTAGCTACTTAAAGCAAAATGGTTATAAAACTCCTTATGTAGGAAAATGGCACTTGGGGGGGAGACCTAGAGGAGTCTATTACAAGTCATGGTTTTGA
- a CDS encoding sulfatase-like hydrolase/transferase, whose protein sequence is MADGISNGGEDIPKSYAALKFIEEAQHDEKPWFLTVSYNQPHDIYAVKRSMRQDRFNFDLENIELPKNFIDDLSTKPVVQALFRDEDQGEALKDFTEEDWKYYIAYYNYLVEFLDQQIGKLIDKLKETNQFKNTIFVFTSDHGDMMASHGTPYKGPMMYDELIKIPLIISWPGVIPANQERNQLSTNVDHFPTICDLLDLEIPEEIDGKSLKIAIFENESIDRDFVVVEYYSKQKWINPIRTLVNDKYKYNLYLSGEEELYDLQEDSSEIKNLAGKEDYEKTKAKLKENLINWIKKNADPFFTYDFTDRDGNLFEG, encoded by the coding sequence ATGGCTGATGGAATTAGTAATGGAGGAGAAGATATTCCTAAAAGTTATGCGGCACTTAAATTTATCGAAGAGGCACAGCATGACGAAAAACCCTGGTTTTTAACAGTATCATATAATCAACCACATGATATTTATGCTGTAAAACGTAGTATGAGACAAGATAGATTTAATTTTGATCTTGAAAATATTGAATTACCTAAAAATTTTATAGATGATTTAAGTACTAAGCCTGTAGTTCAGGCTCTATTTAGGGATGAAGATCAGGGAGAGGCATTAAAAGATTTTACTGAAGAAGATTGGAAGTATTATATAGCATATTATAACTATTTAGTAGAATTTCTTGATCAACAAATAGGCAAATTAATTGATAAATTAAAAGAGACAAATCAATTTAAAAATACTATTTTTGTTTTCACTTCAGATCATGGTGATATGATGGCTTCTCATGGAACACCGTATAAAGGACCAATGATGTATGATGAATTGATTAAGATTCCTTTAATAATCAGCTGGCCAGGAGTTATACCTGCTAATCAAGAAAGAAATCAATTATCGACTAATGTGGATCATTTTCCTACCATATGTGACTTGCTTGATTTAGAGATACCTGAAGAAATTGATGGCAAGTCTTTGAAAATAGCTATATTTGAAAATGAAAGTATAGATAGAGATTTTGTAGTGGTGGAATATTATTCTAAACAAAAATGGATTAATCCAATACGAACATTAGTAAACGATAAATATAAATATAATTTATACTTATCAGGGGAAGAAGAATTATATGATTTACAAGAAGATTCTTCAGAAATTAAGAATCTGGCTGGCAAAGAAGATTATGAAAAAACAAAGGCAAAACTTAAGGAAAATTTGATAAATTGGATTAAAAAAAATGCTGATCCTTTCTTTACTTATGATTTTACAGACAGAGATGGAAATCTATTTGAAGGTTAA